Proteins from a single region of Antechinus flavipes isolate AdamAnt ecotype Samford, QLD, Australia chromosome 2, AdamAnt_v2, whole genome shotgun sequence:
- the LOC127546718 gene encoding NADH dehydrogenase [ubiquinone] 1 alpha subcomplex assembly factor 8-like: protein MTVSIMLYRARHQGENDILHCRGLFSQRKDLKPSIGVGKDKLVSGTGAVWSRVRSQIQSFPERLATCGVEAAAYGKCVQAATAPGGELRRNLCAKEFEALRNCFVAVAKKTLN, encoded by the exons ATGACTGTCAGCATTATGCTGTATAGAGCAAGACACCAAGGAGAGAATGACATTCTTCATTGCAGGG GGTTATTCAGCCAAAGGAAGGACTTAAAACCAAGTATTGGGGTGGGAAAGGACAAACTCGTGTCGGGCACTGGAGCTGTATGGAGCCGAGTGCGAAGCCAAATACAGAGTTTTCCCGAGCGGCTGGCGACTTGTGGGGTCGAGGCCGCTGCATATGGAAAATGTGTCCAGGCCGCCACGGCTCCCGGCGGGGAACTGAGGCGGAACCTCTGTGCCAAAGAATTTGAGGCCCTGCGGAATTGCTTCGTGGCAGTTGCCAAGAAGACCTTAAACTGA